From the genome of Sphingobacterium sp. UGAL515B_05:
CGATCGTTGCCGATTTTGGAGGATTAGATATCGTTGTAAATAATGCCGGTATCACAAAAGACGGCTTGTTAATGCGCATGACCGAGGAGAATTGGGATGATGTATTAAATGTCAACTTAAAATCCGTCTTTAACGTTACAAAAGCCGCTTCGAAAATTATGATGAAAAACCGTAAAGGTTCATTTATCAATATGTCTTCAGTTGTGGGCGTTCAAGGAAATGCTGGTCAGGCAAATTATGCGGCATCAAAAGCCGGTATTATCGGGTTCACAAAATCTGTCGCAAAAGAGTTAGGTTCTCGTAATATCCGTGCAAACGTAGTTGCACCAGGTTTTATACGCACCGAAATGACAGATGTATTGGATCCTAAAGTTGTGGCTGGATGGGAAGCCGGGATTCCATTGAAACGTGCTGGAGATCCAGAAGACGTTGCCAATGCTTGTCTCTATTTAGCATCTGACTTATCGGCATACGTAACCGGACAGGTTCTACCTGTTGATGGTGGTATGTTATAAAAATTAACAATGTGAGGTCAAATTTTTTAAATTTGACCTCACATTGCCCCTTATTTATCTTTACTGCCCTACTCCGATCTATCCCTTAAACCTCAATATACTGAACACAGAGGGCTTTCCCTTTCCTTCTGATTACAGAATTTACAACCTCTGCATACCTGTATTGTTAGTACTAGCAAATAGCTTCAATAGATCTCCGATAAGAAGGAATCTATAAGTCCTCACAATATTTCCAAATTTTAGTTAATTTTGTCCATTAAATTTTTAAATGCCATGACGAACTGGAAGGATTTTTTTGAGATTAAAACCGAGGATGATTTTAATCAACATTGTTTAGATACCTACCAATTCCAAAGTCAGCATTGTAAGATTTACCGTGACTATATAAGGATCCTAGGAAAAGAAAAATCCCCGATACAGCACTATACCGAGATCCCCTTCTTGCCTATCGAATTTTTTAAAACCCAACAGGTTATCGCAGCTGGAATGGACGCCGAAATTGTGTTTTCGAGTTCGGGGACAACAGGTATGGTTACCTCAAAACATTTGGTCGCCGACCTCAATATTTACGAACGTACCTTTCGTCGGATTTTTGAAGATTTTTATGGTCCGCTGAGTAATATTGCAATTCTGGCACTTCTACCCTCTTACCTCGAAAGAAGCGGTTCTTCTCTAATCTATATGATTGATGATCTCATGAAGCAAAGTGAGCAACCAGAAAGTAACTATTTCCTCTATAACCATCAAGAACTATACGATACACTTGTTGAACTCAAAAATAAAGGAACAAAAACAATCCTCTTTGGAGTGACTTACGCGCTGCTCGACTTCATCGAACACTATGCCTTCAAATTCCCTGAATTGATTATCATGGAAACTGGAGGTATGAAAGGTAAGCGTAAGGAAATGGTCAAACAGGAAATTCATAAACTTCTGGAAGATGCATTTTCCGTAAAAGGAATTCATTCTGAATATGGTATGACAGAACTTCTATCACAGGGCTATTCTGTGGGACAAGGGATTTTTCAGCTACCGAAATGGATGAAGATATTAATACGCGACACAAATGATCCATTGAGTTTGATTCCTTTGAATAAAACCGGCGGAATTAATGTCATTGATCTCGCGAATCGTTATTCTTGCTCATTTATAGCAACACAAGATTTGGGCAAGGTTTATCAAGATGGTTCCTTTGAAATATTAGGGCGTTTTGACCAAAGTGACATCCGCGGTTGTAATCTATTGGTTCAATAACGATCTGTAATTATCAACCGAACCGGATTTATCCAATGAGTATCATTCCTCCGAGGAAAACTAAAATTAAAGTTTAGCCCTGTATTAGATTAGCTCCATATTAGATACGATTACATCACAATTGCCAATATCAAAAAAAAGACACCTGCTCAGACGTAATGACCAGGTGTCTTTTTTAGTATAAGAATATCCTCCTATTTCAAACTCGGATCCTCAAAGGTATTGCCCGATCGCATATCGCCCGAATCATATCCTTTTTTAAACCAGGCCATACGTTGTGCAGATGTACCATGTGTAAATGATTCAGGAACAGCATACCCTTGGGCCTCTGTTTGTAATTTATCATCCCCAACAGCTTCGGCAGCTTTCATACCATCCATAATATCATTATAATCAATTTTTATATCGGTTAAATCATTGATGTAATGCGCCCATACACCAGCATAAAAATCCGCTTGCAGCTCGGTCATAACGGAGATCCTGTTATTTTCACGCTCGCTCAGTTTCCCACGGGCTTGATTGGTCTTCGGCAATAATCCCACCAATTGTTGGATATGATGTCCGACTTCATGCGCAATTACATACGCCATGGCGAACTCTCCTTTTGCACCGAATTTATCCGAAAGTTCTCTACTAAAGCTCAGATCCAGGTAAATCTTTTGATCACCCGGACAATAAAAAGGTCCGTAAGAAGCCTGCCCCATACCACAACCATCCGTTTGTGTTCCCCCATCGTAAAATACAAGTGTTGTAGGGGTATAATTTTTCTGCATCTGCTCTTTAAAGAGCTTTGCCCAAACATCCTCGGTACTCTGAAGTACAGTTAACGAAAATTCAGTTAGTCTTTTTTCCTCAGGATTTAACTCACGCGGCTGTCCCGACTGTTCAGTTTGCGCCCCCATATTTTGGGCTTGCTGTAAGAGTTGCATCGGATCTCCACCCATCAAAAATCCAATGACCAAAACAATAATTCCACCAATTCCTCCTAAAGCAATTTTTCCTCCCCCCGACATTCCGCGACGGTCCTCAAAATTACCACTTTGCTTGCCTCCTTGCCATTTCATAGTATTCCTATATTACAGTTAATAATCTTTTCTAATGTTGGTTAAACACAAATTCGGTACCAATGTTCTACATGGAGTAAATTTATTTGAAGAAAAAATTCACTCCACTTTACCTCATAGCCCGCATCCTATAAATAAATTTACCAGCAAACAAATGAAAGCCATAAGCAAAAACAATGCTTTATAAGAGTAAAAACAGGAATTATTTCCCTAAGTCGTGATATTCGTCATTGTACATCAAAGCAAATTTGGCTAAGTTTGGGCTTTCAAAAAAACTGACATGAAATTAGAAGAACAATTACAAGCGAGAGCTGGCGGAAAATGTGAGCTGACAGGCGAAGATGCCACTTTAATTGCCTACACATTACCTCCGGAAATAACATCAAATTTGGACAATACTTTACTGATTTCAGAAACATTGGTCAATCAGCTCAACAAAACGGAACAATTAAATCCCGACGACTGGAAGTTTCTTCCTAATGCCATGTGGTCCGAAAACCCATCGGTACAAATTGTATGCTGGCGCATGTTAAATCGATTAAAAAATGAAGGCTGGGCTTCTGAAGCACTGGATATCCTCTATCTTGACGATGAAACACTATCGGAAGCGAAGAAAACTGGAGATCATGAAAATGATGGCTATGTTTCTTTTCATGAAGATAGCATCGGACAACGACTATTGGAGGGCGATACAGTTGTTCTGACAAAAACGCTTGACGTGAAAGGTTCCTCCTTAAAAGCGACTTTAGGCACCGTGGTTAAGAATATTCGACTGGTAGCAGACAATATCGAACAAATTGAAGGAAAGATTGAGGGTCAAACAATCGTTATACTGACCAAATATCTCCGTAAACAAAATTAAACTAGATTTTTCGTCTAAATAATAAAGGTTTAAACTGGGGTTCACTCCCGTTCAAGCCTTTATTATTTAGCGAGATAGCTCTCACTATTGCGGATAATTCCGTACAAATTCAAAACGATAGTTTGGATGTTGTTTAAGACTATCGATCAAATCCGATAAAAGACGCTGTCCTTTTTTCGTTTGATACATATTGTCATGTGTCAATAGCACAACATTATTTTTCGTATAAGATGTACCTTTACGAAGCAAATTCTTCATCTGGGTATACAATTGATTCACAGATAAATCCGGTTTCCCAGTTACCCCATTTATTTTCCACTCACAGTCCCAACCAATTACTTTATAACCGTTTTGATGTAATAACTCAGCCGTCGAAGCCCCACTTTTCAAATCCACCTTTTTACGGTCTCCAATATACCAAATATTTCGTCCTGGTAAACGTACGATTTTATGTTCCAAACCCAGTGATTGTTCAGCAAGTTCAAAATCCTCAAAAGCCGTCTGAGCGTTCGAATAAAAAGTAGTGTATTTGTTGTGCGCGTGCCAGTAACTATGGTTATAGCAATCTACTAGAGGATTATTCTTATAGCGTTCCGTAAAGCTGTGCAATTTTTTACTCATTTTATCATGATTACCAATCAGAAAAGCATTGATCTTAATGCCTTTCGCCGTCGCAATGGAATCAAGGTGTTGACTTCCATTCAGGGGACCATCGTCAAAGGTGAGATAAATATAACGAGGAGAAACAGTATCGGTCAATAAAACAGTCGTATCTTTAGCTCCCTTATAAGCCACATTTTCTTCCATTTTTGTAATGGTATCCTTACGGAGGGAATCGACTTTACTTATCGAATCTTGTACCACCAATAAACTGTCTTTTTTTGGTGGCATTGAATCGACAGCCCCTATAGTTTGCACCTTATTTGTTCCACTTTGGTTGCAGGAGTAAAATCCCAAAATAGATATACTCAACCCAACCCATACAACACCTGAATTAACCACTTTTCTCATCACAAAAATTAACTTTCACATTACAATTATTTCTCCAACACTTAAAATCGCAATAAATGAGCTGATTTTAATCACTTGTAGCGCAAAATTAATATATTTTTCATTAATCAGGCTGTTATGTTATTTAATTTATTGTGCATGCACAATAAAACTTCATGATCCGCTAGCACAATTAGCCATGAAAGTAGACTGAAAGTTATTTCCGACCAGTAACCGATCTCGACAAGCGCATTGATACCTAAAAGAAACACAAATCAGTAAAATAGAAAAAAGGAACCTATACGATATAGATTCCTTTTTGTTCATGTAATTCAAAATACCGGATCAATCTCTATGTCTTCCACCATGACCTTTACCGCGTCCATGACCAAGATCGTTGCCACGACCATGACCATTCCCTCTATCATACCGACGGCTTTCACTCCATGAATGTTTGCGCCTTACACTACGTTCGCTGGCAAATGAATACCCGCTACCACCGTGGTGGTTGTCACGGATAGATACTTGTCTTCCACGGTAACCGCCATAACGGCTTCTATACCGATCATGGTGATGCCAAGGTGTGCGATCGTTAATAACCACTTTATGAGCCCGATAAAAATCGTAATGCCTGTATCTCCTCGGTAAACTTGCTCTTCTTACCCAGCCGCCATTATCATAATAAACGTAACATCTCGCAGGTACATCGTAATACATATTGTACTCAGGAATATAATAATAGCGGGCATAATCATAACCTGCTGGCCCCCAGCTTGGCTGACTCCCAATATTGACACTAATACTGACTTGCGCTTGTGCAGCTCCTGCCGTAAAAAGGCCTGCAATAATCGCCGCCGCGTAAAACAATTTTTTCATAAGTAGCTCCTCCCTCTAGTTTGTAATTTCTTCTTTACAATACGACAACAAACAGTGTGCAAAAGATTAATGCTCAAATGTTAATTTTTGTTAACACAGCAATAAGAGCTTCATTTTAAATAGGTTGAACATGATTATAGTAAACAATAAAACCGCAAACTTTTTAGTAGGATCAGTTGTTCAGATCATACAGACTTTAATGAACTAATCACAATGAGTATATATAACGTAGGAATATTGGTCGGTAGCTTACGAAAGAAATCTTACAACAAAAAAATTGCGCAGTTTATTCTTGAACAAGAGGAATCTAAATTTGGCTACCGCATAATTGATATCAGCGAACTTCCCTTATATAATCAGGATTTTGACGATGTAGGAAATCCTCCTCCGAGCTATGTACGATTTCGGAAAGAGGTCGCGTCCCTGGATGCAATACTTTTTATTACCGCAGAGTATAATCGTTCTATTCCTGCAGTTTTAAAAAATGCGATTGACGTAGGTTCAAGACCCTATGGAAAAAATAAATGGGATGGTAAACCTGGCGCAATAATTTCTTCATCAACGGGAGTTTACGGTGGCTTTGGCGCCAACCACCATTTACGTCAATCGCTGGTCTTCGTCAATATCTTAACCATGCAGCAACCCGAAGCTTATTTGGGCAATATAACAACATGTATTGGTCCCACTGGGGCTATTGAATCACAAAAAACCAAAGATTTTCTACGCAGCTTTAAAAATGCCTTTGAGCAATGGGCTGAGCGAATTATACATACAAAAGGTCAGGATTAAATCCTGACCTTTTGTATGTATAATCAAATTATTCTAGTCCTGTTCATCACTGACGTCATAGTTCCAATGTTGTAATTTTTCCTGCAAGATCCGCGATATCTTATTGAAATAGCGCTTTTGCTTATAGCCCATTACCCATTGTACACCCTGTACAGCATTGGTACAGAAAATCTCATCCGCCCGTTTCATGATTTCGGGGCTTATCTGTGCCTCAACCACCTCTATACCTTCATCCTGTGCCATGTCCATGACTACCCGGCGCATTACTCCTTCAATACATCCTTCGGATAGCGCTGGTGTATAAAGTACCTTTTCATAATAGACAAAGATATTTGAAATCAAGGATTCACATAGATAGCCTTCCTGATTTAGAATCAATACATCATCAAAAGCCATTTTCTTTTTATAGATGCCAGCTAACACGTAAATCTGCGCATTTAAAGATTTAATCTTGGAAAGATCGCTATACGGTTTTTTGAATTCATTGTAAAGTCCTACAATCAAACCGACCTTCTTATCGCGAAGATTAGGTTCTATGCGCTGCACCTGCAAAACAAAACCAGGTTTATTACTCGTTGGACTGTACAATCCGCCTCCAGATCTAAACACGATCAATCGGATACGAACCTGCTGCCCCAACATATTGTTTTTACGGATTAATTCTTCGGATCTCGAACGAATAAAAAATTCATCGAATAGATTCGCATCATCCAAATGAATCAACTCCATTCCTTTCTGTAAACGCTCGACATGAAAATTTAGAAAGCGGATATCACCATCCTTATACAGCATCGTTTCGAATAATCCATCCCCATAACGGAAACCTCTATTCTCAATGCTAAATATTTCCTGATCTTCCGGCACTACACTGCCATTGAAATTGATATAGTTTGTTGGCATCTTAATTTTGTTCTAAATTTTAATCATTTTCTATAGCCATTGAATTTGCCGCATATCCGCGCCACTTTTCTAAAGCTAAACGAAAATCTTCTGGAAATGGTACCTCAAAATACATATTTTCTTTTGTCGTAGGATGGATAAATCCCAATACCTGCGCATGAAGTGCTTGCCGCGGCAGTAATGAAAAACAGTTATCCACAAACTGCTTGTACTTTGAAAACACGGTACCTTTTAAAATCTTATCTCCACCATACATTGCATCATTAAATAGCGGATGACCAATAGACTGCATATGCGTACGAATTTGGTGTGTACGCCCTGTTTCTAACTGACATTCAATTAAAGTAACATAGCCCAATCGCTCCAAAACTCTGTAATGTGTCACCGACCAACGCCCTTTGTCTTCACTGTCATACATCGCCATGATGCGTCTGTCTTTTAGATGACGTCCAATATAACCTGTAATTGTTCCGTCCTCCTTTAAATCACCCCAAACTAATGCAATATACTTACGGGTAATGCTGTGATCGAAAAACTGTTTTGCCAAAAAGGCCATTGATTTTTCATTTTTAGCAATAACCAATAGTCCGGAAGTGTCTTTATCGATTCGATGCACCAACCCCGGGCGATCGGAGTTTCCTGGTAACTGCGGCAACTGCTGTATATGATACGTCAATGCATTTACCAAGGTTCCCGTATAATTATTATATCCTGGATGTACGACCATACCCGCTTTTTTATTCACAATCAGCACGTCGTCATCCTCGTATTTGATATCTAATGGAATGTTTTCTGGATAAACTTCGTTATCCCGTGGTGGGTCAGGTAGCACCAATGTAATCACATCATCAGGTCTAACCTTATAGCTCGCCTTGATCTCCTTACCGTTAACCATGACAGAACCTGCTTCAATAGCATGCTGAATTTTGCTCCGCGTCGCATTTTCCACTCTGTTCATCAAGTATTTATCAATGCGGAGTAATGCTTGTCCCTTATCCACTTCAATACGTAGATGCTCAAATAATTCTTGTTCTTCCTGATCTTGCGATCCTATTTGTTCTGTCATGCTACAAAAATAAACCAAATGAAACAATTTTCGTTAAATTTGTTTTCATTTAATGTTATGTTGCCCTTCAAAATCCATAGCCCCGAAACTGAATTGTGCCTCCCGGCTTGGGAGAAGAAGCATATTAAAGTAACACTTAAGCGCGATGACCTCATACATCCGTTTATTTCAGGCAATAAATGGCGAAAATTAAAATATAATCTGGAAGAAGCCCTGCAGCTTCAGAAAAATCATCTTGTTACATTTGGTGGCGCATGGAGCAACCATCTTATAGCTACCGCTTGCGCCGGAGCTACCTTTAAGTTTAAAACAACCGCTTTTGTTCGAGGTGAAGAAGGGGTTAACAACCCTGTTTTAGCGATGTGCCGCCTTTTTGGGATGCAGCTCATTTACGTCGACCGCGAATCTTACCGAGATAAAGAAAGTTTATACAACACCTATTTTGGTCAGGATCCAACGACGTTCTATATACACGAGGGTGGTTACGGCATACTGGGAGCAAAAGGTTGCTCTGAACTCGTTGATGAACTCCAACATGAATACCAGCATATTTTTACCGCCTGCGGCACAGGAACAACATTAGCTGGAATAGCCAATGCGATAGAAAAACGAGATCTATTTACCCGCGTACACGGCATACCTGTTTTAAAAAATGGAGGATTTATTCAGGAGGAAGTCGATCAGCTTTACCCCAACATCACTCCTCCTATTTTACATCTTGATTATCATTTTGGTGGTTATGCAAAATCCAATACCGACTTACTCGCCTTTGTTCAGCATTTTATAGCTGCGACAGGAATCATGATCGAACCCACCTATACCGGCAAATTACTTTATGCCGTAGATGATCTGATCAAAAAGGACTACTTTACCCCCGCAGATCAGGTACTCGTTATTCATACTGGCGGACTTACAGGCCTACTTGGTATGTACGAACGTTTCAATTTTATTGATCTACATCAATAAATACGCTAGAACGCCGTACAGAGACATTTGATTGACATTTATTCAGCAATTATATCGTAAGTTTGACCAGATTTTAAAAGAAAACAGGAGGAAATCATGATTTCCCAAAGGTAAAAACGAGGTAGGTATCATGTGGTTTCGCCCTTACCTAACACCTCAAAAATTAATGATATAAAGATGAAAATATTAGCATTTGCAGGAACAAGCAACAAAAACTCAATCAACAAAACATTCGTCACAAGTATATCCAAATACTACAAAGAAGCTGACGACACGATCGAATTGCTAGACTTAAACCATTTTGAAATGCCTATCTATTCTTACGACAAAGAAGTGGAGCAGGGTATTCCTCAATTAGCGCATGACTTTGCAGCTAAAATGGATGCAGCAGATTTCCTTTTGATCTCTTTAGCGGAACACAATGGTTCATATACCACAGCTTACAAAAATATCGTTGACTGGGTTTCGCGTATTCCTAACCGTAAATTATTCAATGGCAAGCCTGTTTTCTTATTGGCTACTGCACCGGGTCCAATGGGTGGTGCCACAGTATTGAACACCGCAGTAAACCGAATCACTTGGGATGGCGCCGATATATTAGACTCCTTCTCCCTCCCTGAATTCCACAAAAACTTTGAAGAAGGTAAAGGTATTATCGATCCCACTTTAAGAAGTCAATTAGAAGCTAAAGTGCGCAAAACAAAACGTGCACTGGCCGAAAAATTAGCCGTGCAAGGTTAACAAAAGATTAACAAATAATCATTGCAAATACCTCTTTTAATATGTAAATTGAAAACCTATTAAAAGAGGTTTTTTGATATGGCAAAAAAAATATTACTACTTGTAGGAGACTTTGTAGAAGATTACGAAGCAATGGTTCCATTTCAAGCAATGGGTTCAATAGGATTGACGGTAGATGCGATTGCTCCGGACCGCAAAAGCGGAGATGTAGTTCCAACTGCAGTTCATGATTTCACTGGTGACCAGACGTATAAAGAACTGCGTGGACATAATTTTGCAATCAATAAAGATTTCGACCAGGTCAATGTCGAAGATTATGATGGCCTATATATTGCTGGTGGCCGATCGGCAGAATATATTCGACTCAACAAACGTGTATTAGAGATTACAAGACATTTCTTTGAGCACAATAAGCCTGTTGCGGCAATATGTCATGGCATCCAAGTGTTGACAGCGGCAAAAGTACTTGAAGGACGTACATTGACAGCATATGTTGCTGTAGGCCCTGATATCGAATTAGCGGGCGGCACATGGAAAAACATCCCTGCGGATCAAGCGGTGGTAGACGGCAATTTGGTC
Proteins encoded in this window:
- a CDS encoding PhnA domain-containing protein, whose protein sequence is MKLEEQLQARAGGKCELTGEDATLIAYTLPPEITSNLDNTLLISETLVNQLNKTEQLNPDDWKFLPNAMWSENPSVQIVCWRMLNRLKNEGWASEALDILYLDDETLSEAKKTGDHENDGYVSFHEDSIGQRLLEGDTVVLTKTLDVKGSSLKATLGTVVKNIRLVADNIEQIEGKIEGQTIVILTKYLRKQN
- the fabG gene encoding 3-oxoacyl-[acyl-carrier-protein] reductase; the protein is MKILEGKIALVTGASKGIGRKIAEVFAQHGANVAFTYLSSVEKGQALEQELQAFGTKVIGYRSDASKFEEAEQLINAIVADFGGLDIVVNNAGITKDGLLMRMTEENWDDVLNVNLKSVFNVTKAASKIMMKNRKGSFINMSSVVGVQGNAGQANYAASKAGIIGFTKSVAKELGSRNIRANVVAPGFIRTEMTDVLDPKVVAGWEAGIPLKRAGDPEDVANACLYLASDLSAYVTGQVLPVDGGML
- a CDS encoding RluA family pseudouridine synthase, whose translation is MTEQIGSQDQEEQELFEHLRIEVDKGQALLRIDKYLMNRVENATRSKIQHAIEAGSVMVNGKEIKASYKVRPDDVITLVLPDPPRDNEVYPENIPLDIKYEDDDVLIVNKKAGMVVHPGYNNYTGTLVNALTYHIQQLPQLPGNSDRPGLVHRIDKDTSGLLVIAKNEKSMAFLAKQFFDHSITRKYIALVWGDLKEDGTITGYIGRHLKDRRIMAMYDSEDKGRWSVTHYRVLERLGYVTLIECQLETGRTHQIRTHMQSIGHPLFNDAMYGGDKILKGTVFSKYKQFVDNCFSLLPRQALHAQVLGFIHPTTKENMYFEVPFPEDFRLALEKWRGYAANSMAIEND
- a CDS encoding acyl transferase, which gives rise to MTNWKDFFEIKTEDDFNQHCLDTYQFQSQHCKIYRDYIRILGKEKSPIQHYTEIPFLPIEFFKTQQVIAAGMDAEIVFSSSGTTGMVTSKHLVADLNIYERTFRRIFEDFYGPLSNIAILALLPSYLERSGSSLIYMIDDLMKQSEQPESNYFLYNHQELYDTLVELKNKGTKTILFGVTYALLDFIEHYAFKFPELIIMETGGMKGKRKEMVKQEIHKLLEDAFSVKGIHSEYGMTELLSQGYSVGQGIFQLPKWMKILIRDTNDPLSLIPLNKTGGINVIDLANRYSCSFIATQDLGKVYQDGSFEILGRFDQSDIRGCNLLVQ
- a CDS encoding NAD(P)H-dependent oxidoreductase, with the protein product MSIYNVGILVGSLRKKSYNKKIAQFILEQEESKFGYRIIDISELPLYNQDFDDVGNPPPSYVRFRKEVASLDAILFITAEYNRSIPAVLKNAIDVGSRPYGKNKWDGKPGAIISSSTGVYGGFGANHHLRQSLVFVNILTMQQPEAYLGNITTCIGPTGAIESQKTKDFLRSFKNAFEQWAERIIHTKGQD
- a CDS encoding DJ-1/PfpI family protein, whose protein sequence is MAKKILLLVGDFVEDYEAMVPFQAMGSIGLTVDAIAPDRKSGDVVPTAVHDFTGDQTYKELRGHNFAINKDFDQVNVEDYDGLYIAGGRSAEYIRLNKRVLEITRHFFEHNKPVAAICHGIQVLTAAKVLEGRTLTAYVAVGPDIELAGGTWKNIPADQAVVDGNLVTSPAWPGHQAILKEFYKLLGITITI
- a CDS encoding aminotransferase class IV → MPTNYINFNGSVVPEDQEIFSIENRGFRYGDGLFETMLYKDGDIRFLNFHVERLQKGMELIHLDDANLFDEFFIRSRSEELIRKNNMLGQQVRIRLIVFRSGGGLYSPTSNKPGFVLQVQRIEPNLRDKKVGLIVGLYNEFKKPYSDLSKIKSLNAQIYVLAGIYKKKMAFDDVLILNQEGYLCESLISNIFVYYEKVLYTPALSEGCIEGVMRRVVMDMAQDEGIEVVEAQISPEIMKRADEIFCTNAVQGVQWVMGYKQKRYFNKISRILQEKLQHWNYDVSDEQD
- a CDS encoding NAD(P)H-dependent oxidoreductase — protein: MKILAFAGTSNKNSINKTFVTSISKYYKEADDTIELLDLNHFEMPIYSYDKEVEQGIPQLAHDFAAKMDAADFLLISLAEHNGSYTTAYKNIVDWVSRIPNRKLFNGKPVFLLATAPGPMGGATVLNTAVNRITWDGADILDSFSLPEFHKNFEEGKGIIDPTLRSQLEAKVRKTKRALAEKLAVQG
- a CDS encoding 1-aminocyclopropane-1-carboxylate deaminase/D-cysteine desulfhydrase encodes the protein MKQFSLNLFSFNVMLPFKIHSPETELCLPAWEKKHIKVTLKRDDLIHPFISGNKWRKLKYNLEEALQLQKNHLVTFGGAWSNHLIATACAGATFKFKTTAFVRGEEGVNNPVLAMCRLFGMQLIYVDRESYRDKESLYNTYFGQDPTTFYIHEGGYGILGAKGCSELVDELQHEYQHIFTACGTGTTLAGIANAIEKRDLFTRVHGIPVLKNGGFIQEEVDQLYPNITPPILHLDYHFGGYAKSNTDLLAFVQHFIAATGIMIEPTYTGKLLYAVDDLIKKDYFTPADQVLVIHTGGLTGLLGMYERFNFIDLHQ
- a CDS encoding polysaccharide deacetylase family protein, encoding MRKVVNSGVVWVGLSISILGFYSCNQSGTNKVQTIGAVDSMPPKKDSLLVVQDSISKVDSLRKDTITKMEENVAYKGAKDTTVLLTDTVSPRYIYLTFDDGPLNGSQHLDSIATAKGIKINAFLIGNHDKMSKKLHSFTERYKNNPLVDCYNHSYWHAHNKYTTFYSNAQTAFEDFELAEQSLGLEHKIVRLPGRNIWYIGDRKKVDLKSGASTAELLHQNGYKVIGWDCEWKINGVTGKPDLSVNQLYTQMKNLLRKGTSYTKNNVVLLTHDNMYQTKKGQRLLSDLIDSLKQHPNYRFEFVRNYPQ
- a CDS encoding neutral zinc metallopeptidase, translated to MKWQGGKQSGNFEDRRGMSGGGKIALGGIGGIIVLVIGFLMGGDPMQLLQQAQNMGAQTEQSGQPRELNPEEKRLTEFSLTVLQSTEDVWAKLFKEQMQKNYTPTTLVFYDGGTQTDGCGMGQASYGPFYCPGDQKIYLDLSFSRELSDKFGAKGEFAMAYVIAHEVGHHIQQLVGLLPKTNQARGKLSERENNRISVMTELQADFYAGVWAHYINDLTDIKIDYNDIMDGMKAAEAVGDDKLQTEAQGYAVPESFTHGTSAQRMAWFKKGYDSGDMRSGNTFEDPSLK